The Mesobacillus jeotgali genome window below encodes:
- the murD gene encoding UDP-N-acetylmuramoyl-L-alanine--D-glutamate ligase, whose protein sequence is MKNIKTYQHKKILVLGLAKSGVSAAALLHKLGAFVTVNDSKPLDENPEAQGLLEQGIKVVCGSHPIELMDEGFELVVKNPGIPYYNPMIQKAIEKEIPIITEVELAYQISEAPLVGITGTNGKTTTTTLIFEMLEAGDKHPLIAGNIGTVASGVAQDATTDNTIVIELSSFQLMGIDQFKPRIAIITNLYDAHLDYHGTRKEYIGAKALITKNQTEEDFLIVNADQEEVMEIARNSRAQIVPFSTKKVLESGAYVMDGWVCFNGEKIIETKDIVLPGKHNLENILSAVAATLLSGADKDAIHKVLTTFAGVRHRLQYVDTIDGRKFYNDSKATNILATENALAAFEAPIVLLAGGLDRGNSFDELVPALKNVKTLITFGETAEKVGQAGRDAGIKTILRADNVEKAVPVAFEHSEPGDVILLSPACASWDQYKTFEVRGDMFIEAVHKLK, encoded by the coding sequence ATGAAAAATATCAAAACATATCAACATAAAAAAATACTTGTACTTGGCCTTGCCAAGAGTGGAGTCAGCGCAGCGGCTCTACTACATAAATTAGGGGCATTCGTGACGGTCAACGACAGCAAGCCTCTTGATGAAAACCCGGAAGCACAAGGTTTGCTCGAGCAGGGGATCAAGGTTGTTTGTGGAAGCCACCCTATCGAATTGATGGACGAAGGATTTGAACTGGTCGTCAAGAATCCCGGGATTCCTTACTATAATCCTATGATTCAAAAGGCGATTGAAAAAGAAATTCCGATCATTACTGAGGTGGAATTGGCATACCAGATTTCGGAAGCACCACTCGTAGGAATAACAGGCACTAACGGAAAGACAACTACGACTACACTCATTTTTGAAATGCTTGAGGCAGGGGATAAACACCCATTGATTGCAGGCAATATCGGTACGGTTGCATCAGGTGTTGCTCAGGATGCAACAACTGATAACACGATCGTTATCGAACTGTCTTCTTTTCAATTGATGGGAATTGATCAGTTTAAACCTCGTATTGCCATTATTACAAACCTGTATGATGCACACCTTGATTATCATGGGACGAGGAAAGAATATATTGGAGCTAAGGCTCTTATCACAAAGAACCAGACTGAGGAAGACTTCCTGATTGTCAATGCTGATCAGGAGGAAGTCATGGAAATCGCCCGGAATTCACGAGCGCAGATTGTTCCTTTTTCAACTAAAAAGGTGCTGGAGAGCGGTGCTTATGTAATGGATGGCTGGGTTTGCTTTAATGGGGAGAAGATTATTGAAACGAAGGACATCGTTTTGCCCGGAAAGCATAATCTGGAGAATATTTTATCGGCCGTAGCGGCGACACTGCTTTCAGGGGCGGACAAAGATGCCATCCATAAAGTGCTTACCACCTTTGCTGGTGTTCGTCATAGGCTCCAGTATGTCGATACGATCGATGGACGGAAATTTTATAATGACTCAAAAGCGACCAATATTTTGGCTACTGAAAATGCCCTGGCGGCTTTCGAGGCGCCAATTGTTTTGCTGGCCGGCGGTCTTGACAGAGGCAATTCCTTTGATGAACTTGTTCCTGCCCTGAAAAATGTGAAGACGCTGATTACCTTTGGTGAAACAGCTGAAAAAGTTGGACAGGCTGGACGAGATGCAGGAATAAAAACGATTTTAAGGGCCGATAATGTGGAAAAGGCCGTTCCCGTGGCATTTGAACATTCAGAACCCGGTGATGTCATCCTGTTGTCTCCTGCATGCGCAAGCTGGGATCAGTACAAAACTTTTGAGGTCAGAGGAGACATGTTTATCGAGGCAGTGCATAAGCTTAAGTAA
- the spoVE gene encoding stage V sporulation protein E, with product MPTKKTTPDIFLMIVTFTLLAVGLIMVYSASAVWADYKFNDSFFFAKRQMLFAGVGIIAMFFIMNIDYWTWRTWAKVILIICFVLLILVLIPGIGNVRNGSRSWIGVGAFSVQPSEFMKIAMIAFLAKFLSENQKAITSFKQGLFPSLGLVFLAFGLIMLQPDLGTGTVMVGTSVVMIFIAGARISHFVGLGLLGVAGFVGLIISAPYRMKRITSFLDPWQDPLGSGFQMIQSLYAIGPGGLFGLGLGQSRQKFFYLPEPQTDFIFAILAEELGFIGGSLILLLFSLLLWRGIRIALGAPDLFGTFLATGIIAMIAIQVMINIGVVTGLMPVTGITLPFLSYGGSSLTLMLMAVGVLLNISRHSRY from the coding sequence TTGCCAACGAAAAAAACGACTCCAGACATATTCCTGATGATAGTAACCTTTACGCTTTTGGCAGTGGGTTTGATCATGGTCTACAGTGCCAGTGCTGTCTGGGCGGACTATAAGTTTAATGATTCTTTCTTTTTTGCGAAACGGCAAATGCTGTTTGCGGGCGTCGGGATCATCGCAATGTTCTTTATCATGAATATCGATTACTGGACTTGGAGGACCTGGGCAAAGGTCATACTGATTATTTGTTTTGTCCTTCTGATCCTTGTATTGATTCCCGGAATCGGCAATGTGCGGAATGGTTCGAGGAGCTGGATCGGAGTCGGAGCCTTCTCTGTACAGCCATCAGAGTTCATGAAAATCGCGATGATTGCATTTCTGGCAAAGTTTTTGTCAGAGAACCAGAAGGCGATCACTTCATTCAAGCAAGGACTTTTCCCTTCTTTAGGTCTTGTGTTTCTGGCATTTGGACTGATCATGCTGCAGCCTGATTTAGGTACAGGAACAGTCATGGTAGGCACTTCTGTGGTCATGATCTTTATTGCAGGAGCCAGAATCAGTCATTTTGTCGGCCTCGGGCTATTGGGGGTTGCAGGTTTTGTCGGGCTGATCATTTCCGCTCCGTACCGGATGAAAAGGATCACTTCGTTCCTGGACCCATGGCAGGATCCGCTCGGAAGCGGCTTCCAAATGATTCAATCGCTGTATGCGATTGGACCAGGTGGATTGTTCGGTCTTGGCCTTGGGCAGAGCAGGCAAAAATTCTTTTACCTGCCTGAGCCGCAGACAGATTTTATTTTTGCGATTCTTGCTGAGGAACTAGGGTTCATTGGCGGTTCATTGATTCTTCTATTATTCTCCTTACTGCTTTGGAGGGGAATAAGGATTGCTCTGGGAGCCCCAGATTTATTCGGGACTTTCCTTGCGACAGGGATTATCGCAATGATCGCCATCCAGGTGATGATTAATATCGGAGTTGTAACGGGTCTTATGCCTGTTACTGGAATCACTCTCCCGTTCCTCAGTTACGGCGGTTCATCCCTGACATTGATGCTGATGGCAGTCGGAGTGCTGCTGAATATAAGTCGACATTCTCGATACTGA
- the murG gene encoding undecaprenyldiphospho-muramoylpentapeptide beta-N-acetylglucosaminyltransferase, protein MKIAVSGGGTGGHIYPALALIREIQKKDENVEFLYIGTEKGLESKLVPRENIPFKSIHITGFKRKISFENVKTVLRFLKGVRDSKKMLKDFKPDVVIGTGGYVCGPVVYAAAKMGIPTIVHEQNSVPGLTNKFLSRYVDKIAICFEEARQFFPEQKVVLTGNPRASEVLGQDGVKGRLSAGLKLKIPTVLIFGGSRGARPINEAVVKSLTELSGKPYQVLYVTGDVHFEDVRKEVELVGNPGNVIIKPFIHNMPEVLSGVDLTVARAGATTLAELTSLGIPSILIPSPYVTDNHQEKNARALSENGAAKLLLEKDLTGPKLVESIDQILGREEKLAEMKKAAKKLGIPDAAQRLYRLMEELAKK, encoded by the coding sequence ATGAAGATTGCAGTTAGCGGGGGCGGCACAGGGGGACATATATATCCTGCGCTCGCACTAATAAGGGAAATTCAAAAAAAGGATGAAAATGTCGAGTTTCTTTACATAGGAACAGAAAAAGGCCTTGAAAGCAAGCTTGTGCCGAGGGAGAATATCCCTTTTAAATCCATACATATCACAGGTTTCAAACGAAAGATTTCATTTGAAAATGTAAAAACGGTCTTGAGGTTCCTTAAAGGAGTCCGGGACAGTAAAAAAATGCTCAAGGATTTCAAACCAGATGTGGTCATTGGTACTGGCGGCTATGTTTGCGGGCCGGTGGTCTATGCGGCTGCGAAAATGGGCATACCTACAATTGTCCATGAACAAAATAGTGTTCCAGGTTTGACGAATAAGTTCCTGAGCCGTTATGTTGATAAGATTGCGATCTGTTTCGAGGAAGCAAGGCAATTCTTCCCTGAGCAAAAAGTAGTGTTGACTGGTAACCCGAGGGCTTCCGAGGTATTGGGGCAGGATGGGGTCAAAGGAAGATTGTCCGCCGGCCTGAAGCTCAAGATTCCGACTGTTCTCATTTTTGGCGGAAGCAGGGGGGCAAGGCCAATTAATGAAGCGGTCGTAAAAAGTCTGACAGAATTAAGCGGCAAACCATATCAGGTTCTATATGTTACGGGAGATGTTCATTTTGAAGATGTCCGGAAGGAAGTTGAGCTTGTCGGAAATCCTGGCAATGTCATTATCAAACCATTTATACACAATATGCCAGAGGTATTATCCGGGGTGGATTTAACCGTAGCAAGGGCAGGGGCGACTACACTCGCTGAACTGACTTCATTGGGTATTCCGAGCATTTTGATCCCGAGCCCATATGTTACCGACAACCATCAAGAAAAAAACGCCCGGGCTTTAAGTGAGAATGGAGCAGCGAAGCTGCTGCTCGAGAAAGATCTCACAGGCCCTAAACTGGTAGAAAGCATTGACCAGATTCTTGGTCGTGAGGAGAAGCTGGCAGAAATGAAGAAGGCCGCAAAAAAACTGGGCATCCCTGACGCTGCACAGAGACTGTATCGTCTCATGGAGGAATTGGCGAAAAAGTAG
- the murB gene encoding UDP-N-acetylmuramate dehydrogenase, whose product MKDLASKLREMSIGSIKENEPLANHTSMKIGGPADILVEPSSIENLKKAVEVIKDSGVKWTVIGRGSNLLVSDKGIEGVVIKLGSGLDDLEIDGTRVTAGGGLSLVNFAITISRKGLSGLEFAGGIPGSIGGAVYMNAGAHGSDISQILEKAYVLFEDGSLEWLSNEEMKFSYRTSVLQKERPGIVVGAVFQLTEGNKDDIVAELQKNKDYRKETQPYNFPSCGSVFRNPLPNYAGNLIEKSGLKGHQIGGAQISELHANFIVNKGNAKAEDVLGLIQHVKDTVLDLHGVKMETEVEIIGRK is encoded by the coding sequence ATGAAGGATCTAGCTAGCAAACTTAGAGAAATGAGCATCGGTTCGATTAAAGAAAACGAACCGCTCGCAAACCATACATCGATGAAAATAGGCGGACCTGCTGACATACTTGTTGAACCTTCATCAATAGAAAATCTAAAAAAAGCGGTTGAAGTTATTAAGGATTCAGGTGTGAAATGGACAGTAATCGGCAGAGGGTCTAATCTGCTCGTTTCAGATAAAGGCATTGAAGGTGTTGTGATTAAACTGGGTTCCGGCCTAGATGATTTGGAGATTGACGGAACGAGAGTGACAGCTGGCGGAGGCCTTTCACTGGTCAACTTTGCCATCACTATCAGCCGCAAAGGGCTTTCAGGATTGGAGTTTGCAGGCGGAATCCCTGGGTCGATCGGCGGCGCCGTTTATATGAACGCAGGAGCTCATGGGTCGGATATTTCTCAAATTCTGGAGAAAGCCTATGTGCTCTTTGAGGATGGCTCTCTTGAATGGCTCTCAAATGAAGAAATGAAATTTTCATATCGCACATCTGTACTCCAGAAAGAGAGACCTGGGATTGTCGTAGGAGCTGTATTCCAGCTCACAGAAGGAAATAAAGATGATATTGTGGCGGAACTTCAAAAGAACAAGGATTATCGTAAAGAAACCCAGCCATATAATTTTCCAAGCTGCGGCAGCGTCTTCCGGAATCCTCTGCCAAATTATGCTGGTAATTTAATTGAGAAATCAGGCTTAAAAGGCCATCAAATCGGCGGAGCCCAAATTTCTGAGCTTCATGCCAACTTCATTGTAAACAAAGGAAATGCAAAGGCTGAGGATGTACTCGGTCTAATCCAGCATGTAAAAGACACAGTCCTTGATTTACATGGTGTGAAAATGGAGACAGAGGTAGAAATTATCGGACGGAAATAG
- a CDS encoding cell division protein FtsQ/DivIB gives MDKRKIVSIEDRIPKLKHQRRKKANRRLIILLAMFFVLIAGVIYFQSPLSKVKDITVSGNESYSNEYIIEKSGLSFDSNVWKISKAEIEDELEKIQEIKQADVNIKLPNSVNIKLEEYSRLAYISKGKNFYPVLENGNILGEKQMDEIPVNAPILIGFKEGKVLDEMLASLEELPDVVMNSISEIHSQPIKTDQYLIKLYMNDGFEVNATLRTFSDKMAHYPSIVSQLDPSKKGVIDLEVGSYFKAYEAEEAEEVEIEKESEQ, from the coding sequence ATGGACAAGAGGAAAATCGTCTCAATTGAAGACCGGATTCCAAAGTTAAAACATCAAAGGCGCAAGAAAGCCAACCGAAGGCTTATCATACTGCTGGCTATGTTTTTTGTATTGATAGCTGGTGTTATCTATTTTCAATCACCGCTTAGCAAGGTGAAGGACATTACTGTTTCAGGAAATGAATCCTATTCAAATGAATATATCATTGAAAAGAGCGGGCTCAGCTTTGACTCAAATGTGTGGAAAATCAGCAAGGCTGAAATCGAGGATGAACTGGAAAAAATCCAGGAAATCAAACAAGCTGATGTGAACATCAAGCTGCCTAACTCAGTCAACATCAAACTTGAAGAGTATAGCAGATTAGCCTACATTTCAAAGGGTAAGAATTTTTATCCGGTCCTTGAAAATGGAAATATCCTAGGTGAGAAGCAGATGGACGAAATTCCTGTCAACGCGCCCATCCTAATTGGATTTAAGGAAGGGAAGGTCCTGGATGAGATGCTTGCTTCATTAGAGGAACTTCCTGATGTCGTCATGAATTCCATCTCTGAAATCCATTCACAGCCTATAAAGACCGACCAATATCTCATTAAGCTGTATATGAATGATGGTTTCGAGGTAAATGCTACGCTCAGGACTTTTTCTGATAAAATGGCACATTACCCATCAATTGTCAGTCAGCTTGACCCTTCCAAGAAGGGCGTGATCGACCTTGAGGTTGGTTCTTATTTTAAAGCATATGAAGCAGAGGAAGCTGAGGAAGTTGAAATTGAAAAAGAAAGTGAACAGTAA
- a CDS encoding DUF881 domain-containing protein, producing MKQRKLRKLKLKKKVNSNRVILSIVFLVLGFMVAFSFRVTQDESDKSQGLTDRQWEKHLSLRNDLIQQEEKNRELQKELNAKQEKVREIEASLSKEAQVFFNMAEDAEKYRMYLGKVKVSGKGVKVTLADGEYDPDEKNINNYLVHEHHVFKVINELYISGAAAIAVNGQRISHNSYILCTGPVITVDGYQHPAPFEITAIGDPDVLSSALNITGGVKDQLVNDQIVFSLEQKEDIKIDPILGK from the coding sequence ATGAAGCAGAGGAAGCTGAGGAAGTTGAAATTGAAAAAGAAAGTGAACAGTAACCGTGTCATTCTTTCGATTGTGTTCCTGGTGCTAGGCTTCATGGTCGCTTTTTCATTCCGCGTCACGCAAGATGAGAGCGACAAAAGTCAAGGGCTTACGGACAGGCAGTGGGAGAAGCACTTAAGTCTGAGGAACGATTTAATTCAACAGGAAGAAAAAAATCGGGAGCTTCAGAAAGAGTTGAATGCCAAGCAGGAAAAGGTGAGGGAGATCGAAGCCAGTCTTTCCAAAGAAGCGCAGGTTTTCTTTAACATGGCTGAAGACGCAGAAAAATACCGTATGTATCTTGGAAAGGTAAAGGTCAGCGGCAAAGGTGTAAAAGTAACTCTTGCAGATGGAGAGTACGATCCTGATGAAAAGAATATCAATAATTATCTTGTCCACGAACATCATGTTTTCAAGGTGATCAATGAACTGTACATTTCAGGAGCAGCAGCTATTGCTGTGAATGGTCAGCGTATCTCACACAATTCTTATATATTGTGTACAGGCCCTGTTATTACTGTTGATGGCTACCAGCATCCTGCCCCCTTTGAAATCACTGCTATTGGCGACCCCGATGTTCTTTCCTCCGCTCTCAATATTACCGGTGGGGTAAAAGATCAGCTTGTGAATGACCAAATCGTCTTTTCTTTGGAACAAAAGGAAGACATCAAGATTGATCCGATCTTGGGTAAATGA
- a CDS encoding DUF881 domain-containing protein, giving the protein MGRPRNLSFSIIAAIIGLMVAIQFQTVKEPEVRDTRDTWQLREDLMKEKELQSKLLLEIRSNEEKIAKYETERQQSKEEVLRDTLAELKEEAGLTEVKGPGITLSIEPAFSLIVEGDNPPSVSPDMLKRLLNELNLYGAKHVSVDGERVINTTVIRDINRVTKINGHSLNRFPIEVKVITENGDAAEKLYNRMKVSTVAEDFFIDNLEVKVNRPVGDLIVPGYQDTIRIRYMESAKTEKGGGNG; this is encoded by the coding sequence ATGGGCCGACCTAGAAATCTCAGCTTTAGCATTATCGCTGCAATTATTGGTTTAATGGTCGCCATACAGTTTCAAACCGTGAAGGAACCGGAAGTCAGGGATACACGTGACACTTGGCAGCTTCGGGAAGATTTAATGAAGGAGAAGGAATTACAGTCCAAGCTGCTTCTCGAAATCAGGTCGAATGAAGAGAAAATTGCTAAGTATGAAACTGAGAGGCAGCAAAGCAAGGAAGAAGTGCTTCGTGATACACTCGCTGAACTTAAGGAAGAAGCAGGACTCACAGAGGTGAAAGGGCCAGGAATCACCCTCTCGATTGAACCTGCTTTCAGCCTTATTGTTGAAGGTGACAATCCGCCTTCCGTTTCACCGGACATGCTCAAAAGGCTATTGAATGAATTGAACCTTTACGGTGCCAAGCATGTATCCGTAGATGGCGAAAGGGTTATTAACACAACGGTCATCAGGGATATAAACAGGGTGACTAAAATCAATGGCCATTCCTTGAATCGATTTCCGATAGAGGTTAAAGTGATCACGGAAAATGGCGACGCAGCCGAAAAGCTTTACAATCGCATGAAGGTTTCCACGGTTGCTGAGGATTTCTTCATTGATAACCTGGAAGTCAAGGTTAACAGGCCTGTTGGCGATCTGATTGTGCCCGGATACCAGGATACAATCAGGATCAGATACATGGAATCCGCTAAAACAGAAAAAGGGGGAGGCAACGGATAA
- a CDS encoding small basic family protein, which yields MWLPIMGLVIGVIIGLLTDIRIPEEYSNYLSIAILAALDTLFGGIRAQLQNIYDEKVFVSGFFFNIVLAASLAFLGVHLGVDLYLAAVFAFGVRLFQNIAVIRRIILTKWSTTSEK from the coding sequence ATGTGGCTTCCAATCATGGGTTTGGTCATCGGTGTCATCATTGGACTGTTGACCGACATCCGAATTCCGGAAGAATATTCCAACTATTTATCAATCGCAATCCTTGCCGCCCTCGATACTTTGTTTGGCGGGATCCGCGCCCAGCTGCAAAATATATATGATGAAAAAGTTTTCGTATCTGGTTTCTTTTTTAATATAGTATTGGCAGCAAGTTTAGCTTTTCTAGGTGTCCATCTTGGTGTAGACTTGTACTTAGCAGCAGTTTTTGCCTTTGGGGTAAGGCTGTTCCAGAACATAGCCGTCATCAGGAGAATAATATTGACAAAATGGTCAACTACCAGTGAAAAGTAG
- the ftsA gene encoding cell division protein FtsA yields MNSNDIFVSLDIGTSSVKVIIGEMVNDTLNIIGVGNVKSEGLRKGSIVDIDETVHSIKRAVEQAERMIGLKINQVIVGVTGNHVSLLPCHGVVAVSSDNREITNEDVARVIDAAQVVSIPPEREIIDVIPKQFIVDGLDEINDPRGMIGVRLEMEGTIITGSKTILHNTLRCVERAGLEIVDIGLQPLAAGAFALSKDEKNMGVAMIDIGGGSSTVAVFENGHLRGTSVIPVGGDHITKDLSIGLRTTTEEADKLKLKHGHAFYDHASEDELFEVSIIGSDQQQQFNQLEVADIIEARMEEIFSLVQDELKHMNIRDLPGGFVLTGGTANMQGVLELAQDIFQSRVRIAIPDYIGVREPQYTTAVGLIQFAYKNAKLKGKKMEEAFSEIEPKEKRVQKQPHPKSKPEKQPEEKVTSRMKKFLGYFFE; encoded by the coding sequence ATGAACAGCAATGATATATTTGTCAGTCTTGACATCGGTACATCCAGTGTGAAAGTAATCATTGGGGAAATGGTCAATGACACTTTAAATATAATTGGTGTTGGCAATGTGAAGTCTGAAGGGTTAAGGAAAGGCTCCATTGTTGATATAGATGAAACCGTTCATTCTATTAAAAGGGCAGTCGAACAAGCTGAAAGAATGATAGGTTTAAAGATTAACCAGGTGATTGTAGGTGTAACCGGCAATCATGTTTCCTTATTGCCATGCCATGGCGTGGTCGCAGTTTCCAGCGACAATCGCGAGATCACAAATGAGGACGTAGCGAGAGTCATTGATGCTGCACAGGTGGTATCGATTCCCCCTGAGCGAGAGATAATAGACGTGATTCCAAAGCAATTTATCGTGGACGGTCTTGATGAGATCAATGATCCAAGAGGCATGATTGGCGTTAGGCTTGAAATGGAAGGTACGATCATTACCGGATCAAAGACAATCTTACATAATACTCTTCGTTGTGTTGAGCGCGCTGGACTTGAAATTGTGGATATCGGCCTGCAGCCGCTTGCTGCAGGAGCATTCGCTCTTTCAAAGGATGAAAAGAATATGGGTGTCGCAATGATTGATATCGGCGGTGGTTCGTCCACAGTCGCCGTCTTCGAAAATGGACACTTAAGAGGTACATCTGTCATTCCGGTCGGAGGGGACCATATCACTAAAGACTTATCGATTGGTCTGCGTACAACAACAGAAGAAGCGGATAAATTGAAATTGAAGCATGGACATGCCTTTTATGACCATGCATCAGAAGATGAATTATTCGAGGTTTCAATCATAGGCAGTGACCAGCAGCAGCAGTTCAATCAGCTGGAAGTTGCCGATATCATCGAGGCAAGGATGGAGGAAATCTTTTCCCTTGTCCAGGATGAGTTGAAACACATGAACATAAGGGACTTGCCAGGCGGTTTTGTCCTAACAGGTGGAACAGCAAATATGCAAGGAGTTTTGGAGCTTGCACAGGATATTTTCCAAAGTCGGGTAAGAATTGCGATTCCGGATTATATTGGTGTGAGAGAACCCCAATACACGACAGCGGTCGGATTAATCCAATTTGCATATAAGAACGCGAAATTAAAAGGAAAGAAAATGGAAGAAGCTTTTAGTGAAATCGAACCGAAAGAAAAGAGAGTTCAAAAACAGCCGCATCCAAAATCGAAGCCTGAGAAACAGCCTGAAGAAAAAGTCACCTCAAGAATGAAGAAATTTCTTGGCTACTTTTTTGAATAA
- the ftsZ gene encoding cell division protein FtsZ has product MLEFDTNLDSLATIKVIGVGGGGNNAVNRMIEHGVQGVEFIAVNTDAQALNLSKAEIRMQIGAKLTRGLGAGANPEVGKKAAEESKEQIEEVLKGADMVFVTAGMGGGTGTGAAPVIAQIAKDLGALTVGVVTRPFTFEGRKRAGQAGGGIGAMKEAVDTLIVIPNDRLLEIVDKSTPMLEAFREADNVLRQGVQGISDLIATPGLINLDFADVKTIMSNKGSALMGIGVASGENRATEAAKKAISSPLLETSLDGAQGVLMNITGGTNLSLYEVQEAADIVASASDQDVNMIFGSVINENLKDEIIVTVIATGFNEEVIQPKPTRPGFGGQQKPGMGAIKREQPKREEIQQEAPRSNQPPQGEDALDIPTFLRNRNRRR; this is encoded by the coding sequence ATGTTGGAATTTGATACGAATTTAGATTCACTTGCAACTATAAAAGTTATCGGTGTTGGCGGCGGCGGAAATAATGCGGTTAACCGAATGATCGAGCACGGCGTACAAGGCGTTGAATTCATCGCGGTCAATACAGACGCACAGGCGCTTAACCTGTCCAAAGCTGAAATCAGAATGCAAATCGGCGCAAAATTAACGCGCGGACTTGGTGCAGGTGCTAATCCGGAGGTAGGAAAAAAAGCTGCCGAGGAAAGCAAAGAACAAATTGAAGAAGTGCTGAAAGGCGCAGATATGGTCTTCGTTACGGCTGGTATGGGTGGAGGCACAGGTACTGGAGCAGCTCCTGTCATCGCTCAAATCGCGAAAGACCTTGGAGCATTGACCGTAGGTGTTGTAACCCGTCCATTTACATTTGAGGGACGCAAGCGTGCTGGACAAGCTGGCGGTGGAATAGGTGCAATGAAGGAAGCGGTAGACACACTGATCGTCATTCCAAACGACCGCTTGCTTGAGATTGTCGACAAAAGTACACCTATGCTTGAAGCATTCCGTGAAGCGGATAATGTTCTTCGCCAGGGTGTCCAGGGTATTTCTGACTTGATTGCAACACCTGGTTTGATCAACCTTGACTTTGCTGACGTAAAAACAATCATGTCCAATAAGGGTTCAGCTTTGATGGGTATCGGTGTGGCTTCGGGTGAAAACCGTGCAACTGAAGCAGCAAAGAAAGCCATCTCATCTCCATTGCTTGAAACATCTCTTGACGGAGCGCAGGGTGTCTTGATGAACATCACAGGCGGAACGAATTTGAGCCTTTATGAGGTCCAGGAAGCTGCTGATATTGTCGCTTCTGCATCAGATCAGGATGTGAACATGATCTTCGGTTCTGTCATCAATGAAAATCTGAAAGACGAAATCATTGTTACTGTCATCGCGACAGGCTTCAATGAGGAAGTCATCCAGCCAAAGCCAACAAGACCTGGTTTCGGCGGACAGCAAAAACCAGGTATGGGTGCAATCAAGCGCGAACAGCCAAAACGTGAAGAGATCCAGCAGGAAGCTCCAAGAAGCAATCAGCCACCACAAGGTGAGGATGCTCTTGATATTCCTACATTCCTTCGCAACCGCAACAGAAGACGCTAA
- the spoIIGA gene encoding sigma-E processing peptidase SpoIIGA — protein MKVYLDVIWALNLLFDAFLLYLTAIILKRQVKIWRLALGGAIGSLLIILTITPLHAAAGHPAGKLFFSIMMVLAAFGYKRFRFFIKSLMTFYVTTFLMGGTLTGVHYFIQFDMDLASNVAMNHIKGFGDPISWLFVLLGFPLAWHFSKRNIEQFEMTKIQYESLADVEVRFMEIDFSVKGLIDSGNQLYDPISKMPVMILSIANCLDHMPSEIRRIAENPDSVLTGDGNFSPKLENRMRIIPCKVVGQEHQLIIAFQPDSIKIATNEGTFIAEKGLISFTTQELSADGSFHCIIHPKMLAGMAKTEQGVKVS, from the coding sequence GTGAAGGTCTATCTGGATGTCATCTGGGCTTTGAATCTATTATTTGATGCATTCCTTCTGTACCTGACTGCCATTATCCTGAAAAGGCAGGTTAAGATTTGGAGATTGGCTTTGGGAGGGGCAATTGGTTCATTGCTCATTATATTAACGATTACTCCTTTACATGCTGCTGCGGGTCACCCGGCAGGGAAGCTGTTCTTTTCGATCATGATGGTCCTGGCAGCCTTTGGATATAAAAGATTCCGTTTCTTCATTAAGTCACTCATGACCTTTTATGTAACGACTTTTCTGATGGGAGGAACTTTAACAGGAGTGCATTACTTTATCCAGTTTGATATGGACCTGGCATCGAATGTTGCCATGAATCATATTAAAGGGTTTGGCGATCCAATCAGCTGGCTGTTTGTATTGCTTGGATTCCCGCTCGCCTGGCATTTTTCGAAGAGGAATATTGAACAATTCGAAATGACCAAGATTCAATATGAATCACTGGCAGATGTGGAGGTGAGGTTCATGGAGATTGATTTCAGCGTAAAAGGATTAATCGACAGTGGCAACCAGCTTTATGATCCTATTTCCAAAATGCCGGTCATGATTTTATCCATTGCAAATTGTTTGGATCATATGCCAAGTGAAATCAGAAGGATTGCGGAAAACCCTGACAGCGTTTTAACAGGAGATGGGAATTTTTCGCCTAAACTGGAAAATCGAATGAGAATCATACCATGCAAGGTAGTCGGACAAGAACATCAATTAATCATTGCCTTTCAGCCTGACAGCATTAAGATCGCCACTAACGAAGGTACTTTTATTGCTGAGAAAGGATTGATATCCTTTACGACACAAGAATTATCGGCTGATGGCAGTTTCCACTGCATTATTCACCCTAAAATGCTGGCGGGAATGGCAAAGACAGAGCAGGGCGTGAAGGTAAGTTAA